tcataaattcattatcattgccactaaatatttcactaagtgggtcgAAGAAGTCCCACTCACCCTCACCACAAGTGcccaaatatccaaattcattctTTACCACATCATTTGTTGCTATGGCATTCCCTCCACCATTGTCATTGATAATGACACTCCATTCAAGAACAAGtttgtcaaggaactttgtgatgcctaccatatccaacatcgcttatccaccccatattaccctcaaggaaatggccaAGTAGAGGCAAACAATAAAACTCTCCTCAAAATACTCAAGAAGGTTGTCCGTAACactggccatgattggcacctccaccTCAATCCTTCCCTTTGGGCATACCTCACTAGCATCCGTACCCCTACCTGTGCCTCTCCATATTAGCTCCATATAAACTATGCAAAAGTTAAAATTCTATTTAAACCGAGAGGGAAAGAAACCATGGCAATATCATCTATTCCTAGTCTATAAGAGTTTGACTAGTGGCAGAAGGAGGCATTCTTTAATCTAAAGAAATTCATCAAGTGTGTTAAGAATAGAATCTTAGAAAATTGAATACCatatgtttttaaataaattatttggtaATTTTTATTTTGAGTGGGTAACACTATGTtgggtgttacaataagagacatacattctatattttgattttatCATGTTGAATTCTCTTGAAGAGTTGATCATCAATCATGGCTATTGTATGCAATCAATTCGAAGTTAATGAATCTTTCTTATGCCTTCATCATCTTAACCCATTCTTTGCTCAAACATGTGTATTTAAAATCTCTTCTCATTATTCTTGTAAGAACCAACAAGAAAAGATGACAAAAATGACATAGGTCTACACACACAAATTTCTTTTCCCATGATATAAAATTTTCAGCATTTAATGAAAATGTAACTCAATGTGAATGCATTTGAAACTCATCatttttttcaaatgcttttgCATTGTTTTAGACTTGTCTTGTCATTTTACAATTTTGTAAAATTGGACCATTCCCAAAACTCTTGATCATGTATTTTTTTAATCTTTGCATGCAAATGAACTCAGTGAGACATATTAGATGAAGAAATAGCTACAATATTTTTGTAAAAATGGAGTCTAAtaagaaatcaataaagagaatGTAGGATGTTTAGTTCTCTTTATATTTCACATTAAATATAGATGGTGAACTATCATATTTACTTCCTTTGACATTGGGAGAAAAATTATTGCACCGATCATTCTTACTCATAATTTTCTCTAGAGGGAAAATTTATTCATTTTGTCATTGGCACACTAAGTAGATTGTAATCATCATTGTCATTTACATATTTCATCAAGGCTAGATTTCTTCATACTTGTTATTCCTATTTGCTAGTTTTTAATACATTACTTTTGAGTCTTCTTTTCAATAAAACAAAATACTCATTTGTTTTATTTGGATTCAAACATAACCTTTAAAtaatatagattaaaaaaaaataagaCTACTTACTATTATCATTGGATAAGGTAGTTTGCCACTATATTTTCAGCAAGTAgttgtaattaattatttttaaaaaatatattttgttaagtgATCGAGGTACCATTTATGATGATGAATATATAATCATATATTTCCTTAAGTGAATATGTCCTTTAGGAATTTTGAGAAATAGTCAAATATTTTTGAAACCACCAATTAAATATTTGTTTTGTCTTTTAGGATTTGAGGAGTGCATGTACAACTTTCAAAATCTAGGAGTACCTACGTAACATTTGAGGACTGACATCATCAACAATAGTGGAGGTAggtgatctgaattattttgtcaattcagaggacaatacccaaagcaaaatttgtggtattgtaaacacataacaaatcatataaaatttcatttcattgaaaatatgtaagaaccatacaatttttggcaaactctatgaaagagagttgtgtgcccttgaatttacccatttgggcaaactctgtaaaagagagttgtatgcctcgaatgtatccaatttgggcaaactctgtaaaagagagttgtatgcctaagcctatacaatttaggcaatcttgtgagGGAGCGTATGACTATAACTCTGTAActccataactctccaactccttgcaattggattcgaattgggcttatttataagctttcaaagaagctgaacaatCACTACATTTATGTTTACATcggaagtcgaaaagacaatctagtattgaaaggttattacatttatatgagaacataaattaattaaagattaaaatatttaattccctGACTTATTTCTGATCATTACTCCCTTATTGAAAGGCAATGGGTCCCATTGCTCgatcatcttccaaataaaattaTGCCATGTAACTTGAAAGTGCTAGTGAGACTCTCAAGAGAGTAATCGCTTCTTCCTGATTTGTTGTAGCAGCAGGAGCCTAGTTAGCTTGAGGCGTAGCAGCTACTGGTTCCTTGGTAGCTGCTGCAGTAGCTTCCTCGTTTCCTTTTGCTGAAGACGAAGACAAGGAAGAGTTTGGCGTAGTATGGGCAGTGGCTCATTGGCTGTAGATGCACCTGCAATGATAAaaaatggctttgataccactgatctgaattattttgtcaatttagaggacaatacccaaagcaaaatttgtggtattgtaaacacataacaaatcatataaaatttcatttcattgaaaatatgtaagaaccatacaatttttggcaaactctatgaaagagagttgtgtgcccttgaatttatcccatttgggaaaactctgtaaaagagagttgtatgcctggaatgtatccaattcgggcaaactctataaaagagagttgtatgcgtgagcctgtacaatttaggcaatcttgtgaaggagcgtatgcctataactctgtaactccataactctccaactccttgcaattggattcaaattgggcttatttataagctttcaaagaagctgaacaaccacTACATTTATGTACACATCGGAAGTCGAAAAGACAATtcagtattgaaaggttattacatttatatgagaacaaaaattaattaaagattaaaatatttaattctctgACTTATTTCTGATCAGTAGAtttacaaaatttaattaaattttgtataCAATCTAAAATTTATAAAAAGCACAaaattattagatttaaattacGATTTTTTATATTTTCGCTAaatattttacattaaaaaaattaattttttaaaaacatttataaatgtttcaAAGAAACAATGCATCTAATTGGAATATTTATAAAACATGTTAAAACATGTACTAAAACTATTATTGGGATTATAGACAAGAGAATGAAAAAACAAGAGATGCATACACATGCAAACTTTGTCCCAATGATCACCAATAAACCCATTCCTACATAATATTCTTCAAAATGGCAAGCAACTTTTCTCATTATTCCCAAAATTATTTCCATTTCAAATGACTTAAATTACTTTTTAACATTCATATTGCCTAAATGCACCTCATGAAACCTTGCATCATCATTTACTTTTTGTTATAATAAAGTGACAATCTACATATATGTTGTTATATTCTATTTCTTGTTTAACTTTATAGATTATGTTTATATCAAGCAAAATTctattaatttatctaattaattgaCCCTAAAAAATAATTGCCACTTTAGACATGACTTGAATTCATCATAAGTTGATTTGCTTTGATAAAGAATCATATATACAATCTCATAATTagtttagaatatatatatatatatatatatatatatatatatatatatatatatatatatatatatatatatatatatatatatatatatatatatatatatatatatatatatatatatatatatatatatgtaaaagacAATAATAATTTTGATGTAGGTGAACAAGATGCCACACAATGCGAATACATTGGTCTTTACTTTGGTTGTCAAAGTATCACTTCCATCTTCCATACAATGTCATCCTTCATATAGAGGAATTGAGTGTTTTCTATTGCTTGAGAGAAAATATGGTCAATAGAATTAACAAAAAAGGACCAAGGACCTGTCAAATAAAATTTGATAATTATGTTGTAACTTTAACTTCATCTATGAATCAAATCTCTAAATGAGCTTAGATGTAAAATTTTCTAATCTAcaaattgatattacaattttttgtaATTGGTCAATTGCTCTATACCATGAGCTTCAAGATCTTTACCTTGTTGCATGCATTTGGAAAGTCACTATTAGGCCAACAATGACCATCATAAAGTAAAAACCTAGATCTAATGAGCTCAGtatgaagttcatgagattccttAAAGGACAATCACAAATTAGTAATCAGGTCCATTTGAGCAATAGTTGCTCTCTACTCTTAATTTCAATAATTCAATTAGATTCATAGTTCATTCAGTCATGTCATCGTTTAGATTGTTATATGCACACTATGGGATACTTACCTTTTATGCCGTGAAGTCCACTATGACAATTAATGTTCAAGCTCTTCTTGATGATATTGAAGATCAATTGTTATTACCAATGCATAAATAGTTAACTAAATGAAactatttttgaaattttatttgacAAGCTTTTCAAAACTATTTACAAATTGTATCTATGACTAAATTcatttttgataatattttttaaatattgtttGATAGTTATTACTACTATATTAATGGCTAGCTAAGCCATTTTTTTGGAAatattgtttgacaaatgaaatgtCTATATTCTTAGACTTTGATAATATATCTTTTGATTATTAATAATTCAAATTTATTAAATGCACTCTTTTATGCATTGTTGAATATTTCTTGCATCAGACAAACTATgcattcttcttcatttttacaTGACTCATACTATATGACTAAATTAACCAATAACAATTCCAAGCAATTCTTTAAAACcaacaaaattatttaaattattgaaATGCACGACTATTGATTAATGATTCTATCAATCTACACTGTGTGTTACATTTTTTAAATTTGCTTGACGTACTATGAAGGATTATTGAACCATTTTGCTTCAAGTTTATTACAATAAAACTCTTTGTTAAAATTCATGAATATTATATACTTTCAAATTCAATATCTCTTGacatattttacatagattttttaaaatataggtatgctagtttattttttattttaagattctattaatttttcttaaaaaattaaattatgtaaaacatttaatattgtaatttaatttctattgaaagAGATTCTTCTCAAATATCTAGAACaaacaaacaataaaaaaatatattttaaataaaataaattactaaTATCTCTAAAAGTCTTTTAttaaatagatgtatttaagatatttatgctagtatatatgtatatgcatatacatagagACATAACACAATTATTAAACCtctacattaaaaaaataaaaatcatatacatatacataaatgtaACAAGACTATTAAAcctcttaataaaaaaattaaaagatttagTAATGTGTgtacgtatatgtatgtatatacatagcTATATTTAGAGAAATATAGATGAAGTACGTGTAAAGATAttatatttgttcattatttcacttaaaaaatattatattattaaatattataattaacattaaattatcatcatattataatattgtaattaatattaaattattatgatattattatatttctattaaaattTTACAAAGGAAAAAATCTATTCTATTAAAAGtacattattattataattattataatattatcatatcattatattattattattattatattagacTGAGCTAATTATTAAGTTAACTATTGTGAGATAATTAAGAAATTAATTGATTGCTGAAATATAAACTCAAAGTGGTAggttgagaaatatatatatatatatatatatatatggtgaaaatggataacaataataacgatattgaaaggctaaatgaattcaaccaccaaaccctagcctaacaacaacaaagatccaccataacatatgaagattacctaagacaatgcaaatcaaatgaaatcacaaagattataccatcacatgtccaatagggttttgatctccatttttcctatctccattgatcttgcttgaatatatttgctcttagattttatgtgcacaagagctcaacaaagaatagaatctggttgcaagtaggatcgtagtgtagtcaattgatcaagtagttagctcattaggtcattaggtcattaggatgattgattagggtttgataatgaaggaagcatctccttatatagaagacacaatatgaaatggagggataagattgagaggtgtaaaaggaggtcggctatgattagagggtaggtaaaaaaaataataaaataatgaaaggggtaggtagtgtaggaattaagagatgaatgacatgtgccataagtagaaaaggttaatgaattaattaaataaataaagatttatttaattaatagaagaaatgagataattaaataaataagatatttatttaatttaggaaaaggataatttaaataaataaatgtatttatttaaatgagaaataaggctagaagaggataaatgaatgaattaaacaaataaagatttatttaattaatagaagaattaggctaaagtaattaaataaataaaatatttatttaattagacatgacaattttggataACTAAACTCTTAAATTTTCATTCTGTTAAATTTTTACAATAGAAAAAATATATTCTATTAAAACTacataattattatattatcatatcatcataataatagtattattatgttcaaggggttgagcttaactcgTTAAAacagttcaattcccaatagggacatctaaagtccccattggttcatagctccagtcaaaagctattcaggcttcggccaattacctatcaaaaaaataaaaaataatagtatTATTCTATTAGACCAAGATAATTATTAAGTTAACTAATtgtgaaataattaaaaaattaattgattGCTAGATATAAACTCAAAGTGGTAGTTgagaacaaaataaataaaatatttttcttccttttcatgCATTTAAAGTGTGAGAAATAGTCAAATTAAATATGCTTTCAGATAACTATACGCTTAAATttacaaattaaataaaaaatacagatttaaaaaaatggaaaatagattgcaaaatatTTTATTCTAAGTCATAGTTGGATATGAGCAATTCAATCAACCATATGTGGATGTCTTTTATATAACTGTGCATATAAAAAGAGGCCgttaaatttaaacaaaaaaaataggtaAGGTGTTTACTAAAAAATCGAAAATAGTCTCGTGGAAATATTTTATTCCAAATAATCTCCTGGAAATATTTAATTCCAATTAATATAGTTGGAAAGCAATAATTCAACCATAAGCTGATGTCCTTTTGTGGAAGTTGGTTTATATAAGCTTTCAAGTATCCCACGCACGTTTTAAAGTCAAAGTTAGGTCAAGACTTCAACTAAATCCAGGTGTCCGCCTAACACGCGAGAGAAGTCATTAGTTCGAGTCCCCGGGCAGCCAAATTATTCCTAACATATCTGCtcgacaaatataaaataaaataaaataaaagattccATATTTTCAACACACTTCCAGAACAttgataaaaaagaaaaagagagaaaattagtGTTTGTCATTACGTGGGCGAAGAGAATCGGGATTAACGGAACGAACCAGTCGTTGTCGTGCCACGTACGTAAGAAGTAAAGACAGCCGATATTCTTAATATCTATCGTTTGGCAAGACAAGTTTGATCCAATCACGTTATTTATAAATTTGAACTAATCTTCGTATACGTCAGCCTCTGCCGCCCGGTAATTTAACGGCAGGAGACTGGCTGCAGGCGGTAAGAAATCTAGAAGGAATCGAACATACGTGGAAATTTCGGAACAAGGAAGTCAAAGGCACGCGGGGCCTGGGGGGGACTCGAACCCCAGTCGTGCTGAATTTATTACCAGTTTTCTACATGGTAGACTCTGGAATTTGCCCTCACAAGTATATAATTAGGCCAGAGATTTGGATTGATTTACTAGATTCAAGCTCTGGAAATGGAAAACCGACCTGATTGTTGTCTCATATAGACTGGATTCGAGAAGTCGAGTTTTTTCAGCTATGGAGAGCAGACGAATTGCATTGGAAAATCTCATTGCAGATGGGGTTCTGTTTGTCAGGCGTTTGGAAGAAAATAACACTGGTAATGGCTTCGATGGACCGTACAACTTCAACACGAGGTTTAACCCTTCCATGGCGATCATAATCGTGGTGCTGCTCAGCGCCTTCTTTTTCATGGGTTTTTTCTCGATCTACATCCGTCGTTGCTCAGGGGAGAGCGGAAGCGGGGGTTCCAGAAGGCCGGGCGGTCTGCGGCTTGGCGGAGGGGGAAATAATGCCGAGGGTTTACAGAGGGAGGCGACTCGTGGCCTGGACAAGGCCATTATTGAGAGCTTTCCGGTCTTTAGCTTTAAACTGGTTAAGGGTTTAAAGGCTCAGGCTAAAGGCTCCGAGTGCGCCGTCTGTCTGAATGATTTCGAAGATGATGAAATGCTCCGTCTGCTTCCGAAATGCAGCCATGCGTTTCATCCCGAGTGCATCGACATGTGGCTCTGCTCGCACACCACTTGTCCCGTCTGCAGGGTGGATCTTCTCCCAGCCGAGGAGGGTTCCGATCCGTCTGGAACAGAGTCTGGGGTCGTTGCTCCGCAGGGAGAGCCTGAGCCCGAAGTCGTGATCGTTGTTGACAATGGAAATGATGAATCGGTGCCTGTGGCGAGGGCAATTGAGGCGGGTGAAAGCTCTGCGACTGAGGAGCCGAGCGCCATGGAAAAGGTGCGAAGATCGCATTCGACAGGGCATTCTCTGGTGCGGGTGCGCAAGGAGCTCGAGCAACCGACGGAGTGGTACATCGCCACGCCTCGCGGATTAACCCCTGGTTTGTATCGGAGCTGCAGTTTTGTGGCCATGCACCATTCGCGCTCGCAGGGGGCATCTTCGAGCTCCAAAGTGGATGCCGCTGCTTGCCTTAAGGCAGGTGGCGCTTCAGGGCGTGATGCAGGGTCTAGCATGCAGGAGCCGCGGACGAGG
This genomic stretch from Cryptomeria japonica chromosome 8, Sugi_1.0, whole genome shotgun sequence harbors:
- the LOC131031269 gene encoding E3 ubiquitin-protein ligase ATL6, which translates into the protein MESRRIALENLIADGVLFVRRLEENNTGNGFDGPYNFNTRFNPSMAIIIVVLLSAFFFMGFFSIYIRRCSGESGSGGSRRPGGLRLGGGGNNAEGLQREATRGLDKAIIESFPVFSFKLVKGLKAQAKGSECAVCLNDFEDDEMLRLLPKCSHAFHPECIDMWLCSHTTCPVCRVDLLPAEEGSDPSGTESGVVAPQGEPEPEVVIVVDNGNDESVPVARAIEAGESSATEEPSAMEKVRRSHSTGHSLVRVRKELEQPTEWYIATPRGLTPGLYRSCSFVAMHHSRSQGASSSSKVDAAACLKAGGASGRDAGSSMQEPRTRSERWGGISSMNPAAILRSFSERPASRLSRPPVVPQQDRRAYLKKTFNWLTGKDRDRGDGSVSVSSRRGDHSGSVGGNV